GTCATAAATTTGAGGTTCCTCATGGCATGAGGGGAGTCTATTTATGGAAAGATTTAGAATCTAAGTCAAACAATTTCACCGTCCCTTGCCAGATCTGTTTTTGGATCctttgatgaataaaggagACCATTATGATCTTCCACCTTCATGATTTGTCATCGGCGCATTGTCATTTCCATCGTTTGTCTTGAGGGGAGTATGTTTTCAGCCATTGCAATATGTTTCCAGCCATTACAATATGTTTCCAGCCATTGCATGCCCCATTAGTCAGTGATGGCAGTCCCTACAGTTTTGTCGCTTCCCGCCATTACCTCGTTAGTTAGTGATGACAATTTAGTCCCCGCAGGCTCTATCAATTAGTGATgacaatttagtccctgcaggccccatcagtcagtaatggcaatttagtccctacagtgAGGGGAGTATGTTTCCaaccactacaggccccatcagtcagtgatggcaatttagtccctgcaagctccatcagtcagtgatgacaatttagtccctgcaggccctatcagtcagtgatggcaatttagtccctgcaggccccatcagtcagtaatgacaatttagtccctgcagtGAGGGGAGTATGTTTCAGCCACTAGTCAGAGGCCCCCAACTAGTCAGAGATGACAGTCCCTGCTttcagccactacaggccccaatTAGTCAAAGATGACACTCCTGTAGTTTTGTCACTTCCAGCCACTATAGGCCTCATCAGATGGCAGTCCCTGCATTTTTGTCGCTTTTAGCCATGCAGGCCCCATCCTTACTTGATGGCAATCCAGTCTCTGCAGTTTATCGTTGTCTACCactcatcattcacttttgatggaaatcaacTTGTTAAAGTCATCCTACTTGAAGGTTCATGGTGCTAGATGAAGTTTCGTGGTTGtccaatattattctccataaGCTTCTCTTTGGTTATGCTGGTTTGTGAGTCCAATTTTGTTTATAGTCATTCTCTCTTGACGATTTGAAGCATATGTACATCTTATTCGAAGCCAGAGTTACCACGTCTATTGCCTCGACATTTTagacaagttgattttgttggactgagtttatttattccaagcatgacacatacaatttgtatgctccagcttgagggggagtgttagaatatttaccttatttatcatgattatattatgtctagggttactctatttatcatgattatattgtgtttaggattatcttatttatcatgattatattgtatctagattaccctatttatcatgattatattgtgtctaggttaccctgtcatgattatattgtgtctaaggttaccctaattatcatgtattcttgtatcaatttatttttataaatagaagattatgagagggatcaatcaagccctcaagaattattttacagtttcaatctcaaGTGTAACTATATACTGAACTTTAGGATCCTCGATCAGAAACAGAGCAAGATGCAGGCTCATGGGATACCAAAACAAGTGGCTCAATACATGCAGGAACATCAGCTGACAAGGTTTGAACTGATAAGTACCAGATTTATGCTAACAACTACTAGCAACTAACATTTCCGATAAAATAAAGTACTGGATTTATGCAGTTGTAGCTGCTAGTAACAAATTCGTGGAGCTTTTGGTTGGTACCATAAATGTTTTGCAAACAAAGATTGAACATTTCAGCTCTGCACAACTGTTCTGGCTTGAGGTTAGTCATTGGAGAACATATGGGATCCAATATCCTTTTCTTACCAAGATATTCCCTGATATACTAAGGCTACAACTCTAAGCAgacaattatttttctcttctacttgttaaacaaagaaattaaaaaaattacttaatcaTCAAATTTGCATGCTCAAGATTTACTAGGTTTTATACACAAAGTCGAgacataataaattttgtcaAATTTAGAAGATAAGAAAATTTGCTTGGTTTTAGGAATGTAATAAGCAAATTACTGATTTATTTAACCAGTTTATAAAGTAGCTtggttaaaacaaaaaattatattatgtttttaattcataaGCTATGAGATACTTCAGTTACTCTCTAGTTTGTAGTTCTACTTTCtatattttaatctaataaactaatttatttactcttttattaattaattctatcaaatatttcttattaataaattaatatataagttattttcaATAACCAATGAGATGTGTATCCACTGCGAGAGACAGAAGTTTTGTAGAAGATGTTCTCTGACCCCATATTGTAACTTAGGCAGGCATGATGAACCAAATAACGGTCAAGGACCCAAAAACCAGAAAGGTAGCGTCTCTAAAAGACCAACATCAAACACTTCTAAAACCCTAATTGAGGGAGAAGCGCTTAGTCGTGAGAAAGCCAAGATGCAGCGTGAAAAGCAACTTTATCAGCCCCTCATGTTgggaatatatatttttcattcccAGCTTGAAAACGATGTTGTTTGAATAGGTAAGACTTGGTGAAGATCCACAACTTGAGTGGGTGAGGTAATGGTAAGAAGTTTGACTAAACTACTATTGATCTTTTCACGTATAAGGTACCAGCCTATCTCAGTATGTTTTATGCGTTCATGGTATATTTGATTATAAGCAATTGTATTTCACAGGCTAATGAGAGAACAAGAAACAAGAGATATGGTTGGATTCTCATTTGGGTGCAGAAAACAAGAAACTCTGCATAATGAGAGAACCCTTAAAAGAACTCTAATACCATTTTAGACCCCATATTCTAACTTCTGCACATATGATATGCATTCAacattgaaaaatgaaaacagaTAAAGAAACATATGGATCATGAATGCTGTTGAAGagagatattattataaaaaggaaaaaaaaaggtttttgcATTACATTTCAACGTAAAAGATAGAAGAAGATACACAGAAGCATGCAGGGCATGATAAACCAACATCAAACACTTGTAAaagatagaagaagatatatagaGAAAGCTAGGATCTCTAAGAGCCAACATCAAACACTTGTAAAACACCAAGCGAGGGAGAAGCGCTAAGCCTTCAACAGGTGAATCCCAACTGTACCCTTCAACAGGTCAGTCAAGGGTTTTTGCACCAAACTAAGGCATATTTGCCTATAATATTACCAAAATGGGCAAATTCAACCAAATTTACGAAAATGGGGAAGTCGTGGGGGGCCCaaacgacttcaaatgaagaagttgtGCCCctcctgcacgacttcacactgttcatagcaacagtgttgaagtcgtgcaccccaaaaacgacttcaagactttgtaatcgattacaatgtaatggtaatcgattacagagtgtTGAAATCATGACCACCCTACACGACTTCAAATTTGTATGCCACCAAAAGcattggtaatcgattacaaaacatgtgtaatcgattaccaggttgTTTTGGTGCAAGGCAGAagagacgctcgtccaggcagaagaggacgctcgtccagccaggcagagagaacgctcgtccagaaagctaagaggacgttcgtccatctAGTTAAGAGGACGTTCGTCGAGATGCGCTCAGTGGACGCTCGGCaggagaagtggacgctcgtccacataCAGATCGtccgcgcccgggcgcgacagAGGGGCGCAGGGCGCAATTTTTCCAGAAAGTTTCACGCAAGAGTGCTTCTTCCAACATAACccacctggtaatcgattaccaaaatggcgtaatcgattatcagtacGTTTTCTGCCTTCACATTTCCAGTCTTGCAGGGGTCAGGATTTCAAcattgtgtaatcgattatcaaaaaatggtaatcgattacaagacccagaagtcgtttttggggtgcacgacttcaacactgttGCTATGAACAGTGTGAAGTTGTGcagggggcacgacttcttcatttgaagtcgtttGGACCCCCGACTTCACTTTTAGTCAATTTTTGCCTACTTTGGTAGTAAATACCACATTTTTGCCTACTTTGGTAACAAAGCCTCAGTCAAGGGACTGTTCATCCAAGTGACCCCTACTACATCCTTCAATAGGTTGGTCAAGAAAGAGTTTTGAAAAGAACCCTTGCCGAAACGTTCACCTTAAAATTGGTTGAAACTTGTTTAATCAACGTACAATAAAACTCACAAATAATGGTTAAGGACGAGTTCCAACTAGGGAATCCTTCCCGATCGTACTAGAAGACTTGACCCAACACCCGCTTGACTACAAAACATGGCATGACACATATATCTCGAAATAGGTATAAACATGGAATGGAATGCATATGCAGGTCAAATCAGCTCTGCTGAAGTTCATTAAACTTGtgactaataaaataaactatatgaataaaaatactcattgcaaaagagaaaaactACATCTTATCAAAGGAATTGGAAAATGTGAAGTCTAGAGGATACAAACATGGATACGACAAGGACACAGAGGGGATTTCAGGCAGAGGGGATTTTCAGAATTAATGCAGACAATACTCAAGAGGAGAATGGTAGGGATCAATTGAACAGGGGATtggtataatataaaaaagaaacatggTACATGTTTGGAAATACCCTGATATCTGTTTTGGTGTGATCGAGGTGTATGTGTATGTACTACAttgataatttgattttgaCATTCTTGTGATTTTCAAGGCTTGGTTTAGGGAACTGCCTACTGGTGTTCTGGATTCTTTATCACCAGAGCATGTAATGCAGTGCCAAACTGAAGATGATTGTGCAGAACTGGTTAGGCAGCTACCTCACACTGAAGCATCCCTCTTGGACTGGGCTATTAATCTGATGGCTGATGTTGTCCAAGAGGAACGCCTGAATAAGATGAATGCACGCAACATTGCAATGGTTTTTGCACCAAACATGACTCATGTGAGTTCcggttatttttttattctctaatTTACAACATTGCATGTAGACATCTTGGAAACCCAAATCAAGTTTTATTCTCAtagaaaaactatttttgtgCTATCTGTTTGATATTGGTCATGTATATAGGTGAAGTTGTGAAAGCTTTAGTTCTTTGTATATGTTTAGGGAAACTTTTGCATAAGTATTTCTAAGCGaggaaaataagaaagaaagatcAAATCAGCTAAAATTAATTTGTGCAGGAACTAAATTTGTCGAAGCTATTCCCTATTAGCTTGTCCAAAATTTGACATTTAACTTGTTCATTAGCTGATTTTGGCTTATGGCGAAGctgatttcatttttctttcctaaAAGTGTTTATGCAAAAGTTTTCTCCAATCAGGCTTTTTTTTGTCTAGAAACATTACAGGGTCATTGTGATTTGTGACAATACTTTAACCTGAATTGAAGTCCTGATAGTTTCATTTTTGGCCAGAGTAGTAAAGAGGCCAATGTGATATAGTTGATGTATCTTACTATGGTAGAGGTTTCAATCACAGAATTCAATCTTTTTGGTTGCAGATGGCAGACCCTTTGACTGCATTGATGTATGCAGTTCAAGTGATGAACTTCCTGAAGACACTTGTATTAAGGACACTGCGAGAGAGAAAGGATTGTGTGGTAGAATCGTCTCCTGGGTTTTGCTTAGAGCCTTCTGATGAGAATGGGGATCACAGTCTTCTGGAGCCCTGCCAGCAAGATGATGTTGGCACTGAAAATGAAGAGTCTGGAGAAACCTTTGTTTCTGAGAAAAATGTATCAGAATGTTCTCCTGAATCTCTCCAAAACAAATATTCAACTATAGGAGAATGTGGCAGTTTGATAGGCTCTTCTGAGAATCTGGAATTTGAGGAGGAATTGCTTTGTGAGTTTCCAACCAAAGGAAACCTTGAAAAGAGTAAGAGTGGACAATCAAGTGATTCCATTGCTAAAAGGGGGTCCAGAAAAACCAGGGGCCTGCAACAACCTGTGATCCATGCAACAGTGTCTGCAGAGAAAAAAGGTATCAGTAATCTGAGTCGCATAGATTCAAGATCAGAGCGAATAGAAGCCTGGCGGTGAAAGGATTATCCCTGTGATTGAATGTAGTTTGATTCTGACATTGTGCATTGTAATTGAAGTTTGTTTCATGTACAAGTTTGTGAAGTGGTTCAAGTTTTATTTCCTCTGTTTGTTTACTTGGTGGATTCTAGAATCTCACTGACATTGTACCGAAATAACAGTTCCtatatgtgtttgtttgtgttctCAACTTCTCGTAATTATTCCTGAATTGCAGGCCATTCATCTGTCAATGTtgcaatatataaataaatagcaTCATCTGGATTCTTGTTCTATCAGTTTGGTAATACTAAGGTGCAAATATGGTATGATAATTAAGACCAAACTCAGTTctcacaataataataataaaataaaaagttatgcAGAGTTTACCATGGAAATGCTTATCCAACCATCAATCTTGCTGATTGAACCTCAACTTTTCTTCGGAAATAATGCAATGATTGCAGACTCACATTAGTTTCTTAAAAGCTGACTACAGTATTTTGATTCATCATGGCTCTAGAGTTTACATACAAGACACAATCATAACTCATGATTCCCCTTTCAACTCATGTGAGATTATCAATTTAGAACTGTACAATGGAATACTCATTTTCAAAGTAGGAAAAATCATAGGAATGGTAGGACCCACGGAAGAAAAATTTTACGCTTTTACCAGGGTATTGAGTGAGAAATGAACAGTTTTACTTTTCCTGCGTCATGGTCTTTGGACCAACAATGTGAATAACTAGGGATCATGAATTCCCTTTCTCTCTAACATGAGAGTAACTTGTATAAGGTTAGAAACATTCATTAATTATGTATTGATACCAACCAAGCTATGTTTGACTTGCTATAACAACTTCTATGTAGTGTCAACTAAGTGATCCTTTTCtataatttctattttgttttaatttgtgcTTTCATGGTTATTTCACTTCATAAAAGGCCACAGTTTGTTTATCCTTTATATTGTATTCAAATTTTCAAGTAATTTGTATAAATATCTTCCTTTAAAATCTCTTGTTacttataaagaaaaagaaacattgtATAATATGAGTCTGAGATGGGACCAATGAGACACAACTTTCGGAGGAGGATATTAGAAAGACACAAAACCAACATGAAGTCTCGAAGGGGAAGGGGTGCACTGAATAGGTGAAGAAGAAGGGaacaaaattataagattaaatgGTCTGTTTTGTCAATTCATACATTCGATGGGTTGCAGAAAGAAATTTCATTGGCCAGCAGAAAGTAATTGCCAAAAATTTAAAGagaccaatttttttttccacaacagaccattttttatttaattaaaaataataaaaagttatagtttctcagaaaaataattatgatatattatttactaaataTTACTTGAAATAAGTTTATTAGTATGTCTCACATATAATTAAAACAGGCACACATATgtagaaataaacaaaaagtttATGTCACTATAAAATTAGTCGATCTAATTAAAACTAAACGAATTAAACAGATTATAAAGACATAATTAGTTTACGTGTTTATATTAGCTTGTTTAAAATCAGAATTAagcattatatttatttctcaaaatcacatagttaaataaaagattgttcttaataatatatgttagaAATTCTATTGAAAGTATAAGTTTCATGTtcaatagaaatgaaaaaaaattaaataatatataaaataaaaaattcaaaaatctattgttttaaaattttaaattaaatgtaaaatcaaTTCTTTATTTAACTTACGCTATGTTGTCATTAGTATTATATCTTTCCAATAAATTCTTCATTCAAGATCTATTACTATTAAAATCGATAATTAGTTTTAAGTAATACGAGATGAGTCTCTTCTAATTTGcttctttttctatttctataatttcaaaCTACGTCTCATacactttaaaattttaattttatcctttagtTTAAGATTTTCATTgagttttaaaatgtataaccaaaaataatttagaatatacaattttaaatataaaattatattatagattatatctttaaaaataaaaaaaaatcctaaattgtAGGATCTAGAATACAACTGCATAAATACGATATTATTTTTATCGAAACGTTAGTTATTAGTACTTGTTAAcataaatcttaaaattattgaattaaacGATTAATTATAGTCatattaaagttatataatattattcacaGTAATCAAATTTTAGTATCACATTATcagtttattaaaattattaacgtTTGTAATTTTCTACATTTTAGTTagctttttaataatataaaatttaattctttaaaatattaattagttttttttatagataattatatagcaaataataaatatatatttatataattgtttaatttaattattttacaaatataatattcttTGCCAAAATCtatgaacaaaaatattatatgtattaaatattaaaaatattaataaaatggtTTAATAGCCAActttgtccctagtttggttgacaaatctcaatttaatccCTCTTTAGAATAATGTTTGAAATTGGtccttacttttaaattttttagtcaaaatagtcctttccgttaagtatAACCAAACGGAATTAAAGGGTTAATGATGTGGCACTACTTATTGATTACGTGTCAAAAAATGTGCTTACGTGTTGGTTAATTAGGAAATAAATTAGGGAAGAAAGgattttatttagaaaagattttttaattgggaaaataaaataatttgcaactgtttcattctttttttctaaaaaaaaataatatctctTGTATCTCGACCCATAACCCCAATCTATTTTCATCCTCTTCTCCCCTCTATGCCACCCATATCAACACAGAaccatcatcattttcataccCCTTCTTATGCTGCCACCAACCATCACACTCTTCATCTTTACGTACCTTCATTCACCAACATCTCTTTAACCTGCACCCAGAAAACAAAGCAATATCCagagaagaaaaacattaagTGAAGAATACTAGCCAATAAACATCACACTCtccaaaaatcaaattcaatctgcttcattttcttaatccaataaaaaataGGCAGAATCTActcccatcatcttcatcaaattttaacCTAGGAATTCATTCCCCAATTTCTTTTTAGTACGCAAACCCTAATCTGTAGCCTTTAGTGAAGAAATTCGCTGTCCAACGATAACGATAACAGAGACCGATCCTTATTAGATGATTGATGCGTTCATTCGCGTTACCGGTGCCAAGGTTGTTTCGGCGAGTTCCCTCGCCCAGAAGATTGGTTCCTTCTCCGTTCTGAGCTACAGCGTCGTCGGCGACAGTTCGGCGGGTAGTATGGTGGTGCTCTTGGTGGCGGCGTCAGCGTGAGTGGTTGGCTGTTGCAATTGGCACGGGTCTCAGCCAGCCGGAGGAGATGCAGCGGATCGAGGCGGAGAATCGCGACGGTGGCGATCCTAGTTCAGCAAGGAGTTTGAATTCACATTCAACAAATTGACATCCTCATTCCGATGTTGTCGTGAATAAATACCTACAAGAGGTGCAACATCCAAAGATCCCTCAACGTCGtccttctcttcctccaaaCAACCACCTGCATAACTACAAATCATTGTTACTAAACATTTGCCTCCCTCATGTGCTTCACTGTCAACATCACCATAATCTCCTTCACCATCATCACCTTCAACGTCATCACCACCATCATCACCTTCAACGTCATCACCGTCACCATCATCATGTTCAACATCAATATCAACATCAACACCAACACCACATGTTCCACCCTCATGAAAAAAAGAAGGTTGCTCTGTTTCTTCCTTGCCATCACCTACCATGGCAGCCAAAGTTTTTAACTCTTTCTTCATTTCAACCATTTTTCGTTGGTTGTCTTCAATTTTCTTCATAACCACTTCTTCCCAACTCATCCCTAAATCATGTCCACCATGTTGTGGTATTGGGCCTTCATCCAACTGAAGGGCTGCACGAATGATTAGGTTTTGGCGGTCCTCCTCACGCAAAAACCACTCCCAACATATCTATGAACATCCAAATATAACTAATCAGAAAATGACACAAAA
The Vigna angularis cultivar LongXiaoDou No.4 chromosome 5, ASM1680809v1, whole genome shotgun sequence genome window above contains:
- the LOC108339410 gene encoding LOW QUALITY PROTEIN: rho GTPase-activating protein 1 (The sequence of the model RefSeq protein was modified relative to this genomic sequence to represent the inferred CDS: substituted 1 base at 1 genomic stop codon); translation: MDTTRTQRGFQAEGIFRINADNTQEENGRDQLNRGLVXYKKETWYMFGNTLISAWFRELPTGVLDSLSPEHVMQCQTEDDCAELVRQLPHTEASLLDWAINLMADVVQEERLNKMNARNIAMVFAPNMTHMADPLTALMYAVQVMNFLKTLVLRTLRERKDCVVESSPGFCLEPSDENGDHSLLEPCQQDDVGTENEESGETFVSEKNVSECSPESLQNKYSTIGECGSLIGSSENLEFEEELLCEFPTKGNLEKSKSGQSSDSIAKRGSRKTRGLQQPVIHATVSAEKKGISNLSRIDSRSERIEAWR